A window from Branchiostoma lanceolatum isolate klBraLanc5 chromosome 9, klBraLanc5.hap2, whole genome shotgun sequence encodes these proteins:
- the LOC136442680 gene encoding zinc finger protein OZF-like — protein sequence MDETSREMHVDDLPAEHPGNERNSSEKIDSGRQQGTKEDGQCEEKGGVKSDHPPVQGCTQQTNKLEAKRTAEKRFACTECDYRASRKTSLSLHMRTHTGEKPYKCDQCEYSAARKTNLDRHAATHTGDKPYMCGECGYRTDYRYSLTEHMNRHIGEKPYKCDQCDYSAAQKRTLDRHMTKHTGEKPAYMCGRCGYRTANRCTLIAHIRIHTGEKPYKCDKCEYSSARKGDLDKHMANHTGDKPHMCEQCGYRTSHRPHLTRHMTKHHTGVKE from the coding sequence ATGGACGAGACAAGCCGTGAGATGCATGTGGACGACCTGCCAGCTGaacaccctgggaacgagagaAACAGCAGCGAGAAAATAGATTCGGGAAGGCAGCAGGGCACGAAAGAGGACGGCCAATGCGAGGAAAAGGGCGGGGTAAAATCTGACCATCCTCCCGTACAGGGTTGCACACAACAGACGAACAAGCTTGAGGCGAAACGCACTGCGGAAAAACGCTTCGCGTGTACGGAGTGTGACTACAGAGCATCGCGAAAAACAAGCCTATCAttacatatgagaacccatacaggtgagaaaccctacaaatgcgaCCAGTGCGAATATTCCGCAGCAAGGAAAACCAATTTAGACCGACACGCGGCTACACACACTGGAGacaagccctacatgtgtggagagtgcgggtacaggacggaTTACAGGTATAGCCTAACTGAACATATGAATAGACATATAGGTGAGAAGccttataaatgtgaccagtgcgactattctgctgcacagaaacgCACCTTAGACCGACACATGACAAAGCACACCGGAGAAAAACCAGCCTATATGTGTGGGAGatgcggatacaggacggctaACAGGTGTACCCTAATCGCACATATAAGAATACATacgggtgaaaaaccctacaaatgtgacaagTGTGAATATTCTTCTGCACGGAAAGGTGATTTGGACAAACACATGGCTAACCACACTGGTGACAAACCTCACATGTGTGAGCAGTGTGGATACAGAACGTCACACAGGCCTCATCTAACACGACATATGACAAAACATCATACAGGCGTAAAAGAATGA